A window of Haliscomenobacter hydrossis DSM 1100 contains these coding sequences:
- the ruvC gene encoding crossover junction endodeoxyribonuclease RuvC — protein MAEKIENYRILGVDPGTNILGYAILEVNGAELKPVDIGVVYLQKLEDHPQKLKRIFERITSIISQYGPRYLAIEAPFFGKNPQSMLKLGRAQGVAMAAAITKGLEITEYSPKKIKQSVTGNGNAAKEQVAAMLQNTLKVSLDGQYLDATDALAAAVCHYYQSRSPLGGTGKKYNDWSAFLKNNPERKG, from the coding sequence GGGTTATGCCATTCTGGAAGTAAACGGTGCAGAGCTAAAACCCGTTGACATTGGCGTCGTTTATTTGCAAAAATTAGAAGACCACCCTCAAAAGTTGAAGCGGATTTTTGAACGCATCACCAGCATCATTTCTCAATACGGCCCACGCTACCTGGCCATTGAAGCACCTTTTTTTGGCAAAAACCCCCAATCCATGCTCAAACTGGGCAGGGCACAGGGTGTAGCCATGGCCGCTGCCATCACCAAAGGACTGGAAATCACCGAGTACTCACCAAAAAAAATCAAACAGTCCGTAACGGGCAATGGCAACGCCGCCAAAGAACAGGTAGCCGCCATGTTGCAAAACACCTTAAAAGTCAGTCTCGACGGGCAATACCTCGACGCTACCGATGCCTTGGCTGCCGCGGTTTGCCACTACTACCAGTCGCGTTCTCCACTCGGGGGTACGGGTAAAAAGTACAACGATTGGTCGGCGTTTTTGAAAAACAACCCCGAACGCAAAGGTTAA
- a CDS encoding serine hydrolase: protein MQKPILLAFSLCLALLSGLTAQKNPLRLILEKQGPALDTILNNVDRYQVQIIYTQIDRDANNFPTFRSYTYNLDTNLYYYPASAVKMPAAFLALEKLNQIKVEGLSKYSPMHTGAGRPPQTSVTVDTTAENDQPSIAQYIKKIFLVSDNDAFNRLYEFLGQEYLNKQLWNKGYKRTRIIHRLSVPGFDVESNRYTNPISFFDSLRKPIFQQGQVNSMAYPRLNLRKQLQGKGYIEGDSTMINQPFDFLNRNYVGLEELHDMLKAVLFPEAVRPEQRFDLTESDYKFLYRWMSAYPRESTHPSYPEHAEEDNYVKFLLFGDKKAPMTIPNNIRIFNKVGLAYGFLTDAAYIVDFEHGVEFMLAATIRVNNDEVFNDGKYEYDEIGLPFLGKVGQAIYVNELQRPKLVRPVLAKFKVEEGE, encoded by the coding sequence ATGCAAAAACCGATACTACTCGCTTTTTCTTTGTGCCTGGCTTTATTGTCCGGGCTGACGGCGCAAAAAAATCCCTTGCGCCTGATTTTAGAGAAACAAGGCCCCGCGCTGGACACCATCCTCAACAATGTGGATCGCTACCAGGTGCAGATCATTTACACCCAAATTGATCGGGACGCCAATAATTTTCCCACTTTCCGGTCGTATACCTACAACCTGGATACCAACTTGTACTACTATCCAGCCAGTGCGGTAAAGATGCCCGCCGCTTTTTTGGCCTTGGAAAAACTCAATCAAATCAAAGTAGAAGGCTTGTCAAAATATAGCCCCATGCACACTGGGGCAGGGCGCCCTCCACAAACCTCGGTTACCGTGGATACGACTGCCGAAAATGATCAGCCCTCGATTGCCCAGTACATTAAAAAGATCTTTTTGGTCAGCGACAACGATGCGTTCAATCGTTTGTACGAGTTTCTGGGCCAGGAGTACCTCAACAAACAATTGTGGAACAAAGGCTACAAACGCACCCGGATTATTCACCGCTTGTCGGTTCCTGGCTTTGATGTGGAGAGCAATCGTTACACCAATCCCATTTCCTTTTTTGACAGCCTGCGTAAGCCCATTTTCCAACAAGGTCAGGTCAACAGTATGGCTTATCCGCGGCTAAATTTGCGCAAACAATTGCAAGGCAAAGGGTACATTGAAGGCGATAGTACCATGATCAACCAGCCTTTTGATTTTCTTAACCGCAACTATGTGGGATTGGAGGAGTTGCACGATATGCTCAAAGCGGTCTTGTTCCCGGAAGCGGTGCGGCCCGAACAACGCTTTGACCTCACGGAGAGCGATTACAAATTTTTGTACCGCTGGATGTCGGCTTATCCCCGGGAAAGTACGCATCCGTCTTATCCTGAGCATGCGGAAGAGGACAACTACGTCAAGTTCCTGTTGTTTGGGGACAAAAAAGCGCCCATGACCATTCCCAACAACATCCGCATTTTTAACAAAGTAGGTTTGGCCTATGGTTTCTTGACCGATGCCGCTTACATCGTGGACTTTGAGCACGGCGTTGAATTTATGCTTGCAGCCACCATCCGTGTCAACAACGATGAGGTATTCAACGATGGAAAATATGAATACGATGAAATTGGTTTGCCCTTTTTAGGCAAAGTGGGACAGGCCATTTACGTAAACGAATTGCAGCGGCCTAAATTGGTGCGGCCAGTTTTGGCAAAGTTCAAAGTGGAAGAAGGGGAATAA
- a CDS encoding aminotransferase class I/II-fold pyridoxal phosphate-dependent enzyme, whose protein sequence is MHQLNHLPGRTVQIDNEPWLYFSGTGYLGAAWNEGLQNLVRAGMQQYGLHFGGSRLSNIQLNIFAGAEDFLADYAGAEKALLLSSGTLAGQLLMRVLSQYGQVLAAPGAHPAIWANAAPEVNTWESWVERVQTIAQTPGPALVIAANSLDPLRVRRFDFAWLSTLSLQRELIVVIDDSHGFGLTGAEGSGIYRSLALPPGAQLLVISSLGKALGIPAGVILGPKLWLERLWVSPYFGGASPPAPAYLLALVQGQSFYAESRQKLQSNIQQFVQNLPELVDFHFFPEYPVFYTPNSGLAAFLSQRKILISSFPYPTPQDALVTRIVLSSLHTDGDISSLLESLDNYCQSEKS, encoded by the coding sequence ATGCACCAACTCAATCACTTACCCGGTCGTACCGTTCAAATTGACAACGAACCCTGGCTCTACTTCAGCGGCACCGGGTATTTGGGTGCGGCCTGGAACGAAGGGCTACAAAATCTGGTTCGAGCCGGAATGCAGCAGTATGGTTTGCATTTTGGCGGCTCGCGATTGTCGAATATCCAACTCAATATTTTTGCGGGAGCCGAAGATTTTCTGGCAGATTACGCAGGTGCCGAAAAAGCTCTGCTGCTTTCTTCAGGTACCCTCGCCGGGCAGTTGTTGATGCGGGTATTGTCCCAATACGGCCAAGTTTTGGCGGCTCCGGGTGCCCATCCCGCCATTTGGGCCAACGCTGCACCGGAAGTAAATACCTGGGAAAGCTGGGTAGAAAGGGTACAAACCATCGCCCAAACCCCCGGCCCAGCACTGGTCATTGCCGCCAATTCCCTCGACCCCTTGCGCGTGCGGCGTTTCGACTTCGCCTGGCTGAGTACCTTGTCTTTACAACGAGAGCTGATTGTCGTCATCGACGATTCGCATGGATTTGGCCTGACCGGAGCAGAGGGGAGTGGCATTTACCGCAGTTTGGCACTGCCGCCGGGCGCACAATTGCTGGTGATCAGCTCTCTGGGCAAAGCCTTGGGCATTCCGGCAGGGGTCATTTTGGGGCCGAAGCTGTGGTTAGAGCGGCTGTGGGTCAGTCCGTATTTTGGCGGGGCTTCGCCGCCTGCTCCGGCTTATTTGCTGGCATTGGTACAAGGGCAGTCTTTTTATGCCGAAAGTCGGCAAAAATTGCAAAGCAACATTCAGCAATTTGTACAAAATTTACCGGAGTTGGTTGATTTTCATTTTTTTCCAGAATATCCCGTATTTTATACCCCGAATTCTGGATTGGCTGCGTTTTTATCGCAGCGGAAAATATTGATATCCAGTTTTCCGTATCCAACGCCACAGGATGCCCTGGTTACTCGAATTGTATTGAGCAGTCTACATACTGATGGCGACATCTCAAGCTTACTTGAATCACTAGATAATTACTGTCAATCAGAAAAAAGTTGA
- a CDS encoding TonB-dependent receptor, which yields MRKLLLVLLTLPALHLFAQNTLNIKVRDAATQKPLSGASILVQGYNIGGETDSAGLLILREVPDGEHTLQCRYLGYRSIQRNVTLPLTADAQVVFSLSEQEEELEEVLIRSTRSSRSIADIPTRVEAITGEELEEKSNMKPGDVRMLLNESTGIQTQQTSASSANASIRIQGLDGRYTQLLRDGLPMYAGLSSGLSLLQILPLDLKQVEVIKGSASTLYGGGAIAGLVNFITRQPEAEPQLRLLANTTSAGGLDLSAFYSKMLDDDVGFTLLASRNSGSAYDPANIGLTAIPRFNRLSINPRFWFYFEENTTIQVGFNYSKENRLGGDVDYVRGNSRFGYFERNISARFASQVQIDHTPNKRLHFSLRNTINRFSRILNQRQFRFEGAQLASFSELHGRFRPKSNQELIGGLNYQSDHFEEGTRQTLSNPRTPRILNIRNFGTFVQYTWSPNEQYTLETGLRTDLVQGYGAAVLPRIAALYKLTDAISARINIGLGYKTPTLFTEQSESLAFQGITLPSADSLNLERSFGINFDLNYRGSFKLPGLSKEISFSWNQLFFYTQLNNPLVLQARTSGTTYTFANLDGDYVTRGLETNLKFSYRKPWKLFLGYTFTDARSRSTGESVQLPLTPKHRLNSVLMYELEERWRLGLEAYYFSPQGLGDASRSPAYWICGLMGEKMWENWSIFLNFENFLDTRQTRFGAIYTGFINNPQFKEIYAPMDGFVVNAGVKISIL from the coding sequence ATGAGAAAACTTTTACTTGTCCTGTTGACCCTCCCCGCATTGCATTTGTTTGCTCAAAATACCCTCAACATCAAGGTGCGCGATGCCGCTACCCAAAAACCGCTCAGTGGGGCGAGCATCCTGGTGCAGGGGTACAACATCGGGGGAGAAACCGACTCGGCAGGGCTGTTGATACTGCGGGAAGTGCCCGATGGAGAGCATACCCTGCAATGCCGCTACCTGGGCTATCGCAGCATTCAGCGCAACGTTACCCTTCCTTTGACCGCCGATGCCCAAGTGGTTTTTTCCCTGAGCGAACAAGAAGAAGAACTCGAAGAAGTGCTCATCCGCAGCACCCGCAGTAGCCGCAGCATTGCCGATATTCCCACCCGGGTGGAAGCCATTACGGGGGAAGAACTGGAGGAAAAAAGCAACATGAAACCCGGTGATGTACGCATGCTGCTCAACGAAAGTACCGGCATCCAAACCCAACAGACCTCCGCCTCTTCGGCCAATGCCTCCATCCGTATCCAGGGCCTCGATGGGCGCTATACCCAATTGTTGCGCGATGGCTTGCCCATGTATGCCGGATTGTCCAGCGGTTTGAGTTTGTTGCAAATCCTGCCCCTGGACCTCAAACAAGTGGAAGTCATCAAAGGCTCGGCGTCCACCCTTTACGGTGGCGGGGCCATTGCCGGACTGGTCAATTTCATCACCCGCCAACCCGAAGCGGAACCCCAATTGCGGCTTTTGGCCAATACCACCTCCGCCGGAGGCCTTGACCTCAGTGCTTTTTACAGCAAAATGCTCGACGACGATGTGGGCTTTACCCTCCTGGCTTCGCGGAACTCGGGTTCGGCCTACGACCCCGCGAACATTGGACTAACGGCCATTCCCCGCTTCAATCGCCTGAGCATCAATCCCCGCTTTTGGTTTTATTTTGAGGAAAACACCACCATTCAGGTCGGGTTCAATTACAGCAAAGAAAACCGCCTGGGGGGCGATGTCGACTATGTGCGGGGCAATTCCCGGTTTGGTTATTTTGAACGCAACATCAGCGCCCGCTTTGCCTCACAAGTCCAAATCGACCATACCCCCAACAAGCGCCTGCATTTTAGCCTGCGCAATACGATCAATCGCTTCAGCAGGATCCTCAACCAGCGGCAATTCCGTTTTGAAGGGGCACAATTGGCTTCATTTTCGGAATTGCACGGGCGTTTTCGACCCAAATCCAATCAGGAGTTGATCGGCGGACTCAATTACCAAAGTGATCATTTTGAAGAAGGGACGCGGCAAACCCTTAGTAATCCACGTACTCCACGCATTTTGAACATCCGTAACTTTGGCACTTTTGTACAATACACCTGGAGTCCGAATGAACAATACACCCTCGAAACCGGCTTGCGTACCGACCTGGTGCAAGGCTACGGTGCCGCAGTGTTGCCGCGGATTGCCGCTTTATACAAGTTGACCGATGCTATTTCGGCGCGGATCAACATTGGTCTGGGCTACAAAACGCCCACCTTGTTTACCGAACAAAGCGAATCCCTGGCTTTTCAGGGCATCACCTTACCTTCGGCAGATAGTCTGAATTTGGAACGTTCTTTCGGCATCAATTTTGACCTCAATTACCGGGGTAGCTTTAAACTTCCCGGCCTTTCCAAAGAAATATCCTTTAGCTGGAACCAGCTGTTTTTTTATACCCAGCTCAACAACCCGCTGGTGCTGCAAGCCCGTACCTCCGGCACCACCTATACCTTTGCCAACCTGGACGGAGACTACGTCACCCGTGGCCTGGAAACCAACCTCAAATTCAGCTACCGCAAACCCTGGAAACTTTTCCTGGGCTATACCTTCACGGATGCCCGCTCGCGCAGTACCGGCGAGTCCGTTCAACTGCCCCTCACGCCCAAACACCGCCTCAACAGCGTGTTGATGTACGAACTGGAAGAACGCTGGCGTCTTGGCCTGGAAGCTTATTACTTTAGTCCACAAGGCCTTGGTGATGCCTCGCGCAGCCCCGCGTACTGGATTTGTGGTTTGATGGGTGAAAAAATGTGGGAAAACTGGTCGATTTTTCTCAATTTTGAAAACTTTCTGGATACGCGGCAAACGCGGTTCGGAGCAATTTACACCGGATTCATTAACAATCCGCAATTCAAAGAAATTTACGCACCGATGGATGGTTTTGTGGTGAATGCCGGCGTGAAAATTTCGATACTGTAA
- a CDS encoding PQQ-dependent sugar dehydrogenase has product MKNRLVLLALSLTCYTSFAQTDRQQIETTIQLYFDGWATGDTAKLSKAMHHSCQLKNYNYRSGQFILMPKLDYVSRFRPRERDKSLSTNIVYVDITDNLIAGAKVEIHTATDKFTDYFNLMKTTEGWLIFDKISTRTPHRIRTAAPEKEVVLSGLNRPWSMAFLSEEEVLISEKEGDLVKVNLRTKVKTPIKGYPSDIVTTLGGFGDNAGKFEVLLDPQFAQNKYLYLSYTAETTAGKTTKVVRATLENDVLTNLKTLLLAAPYTNECCHYGGGMTFGPDGKLYISIGERLFTEKDEPALPIAQNVQDKRGKIYRINSDGSIPNDNPDFGVGATPGLYAIGIRATQGLTHDPISHKIWFSEHGTHQGDEINVLKAGANYGWPIKTTGKYRFEGYTPPKLKDSTYTAPLWFWQHTVAPTGLTFYSGDEFPTWKGNLFVTGLSKGSLWRFTVENETVKNVEELFLDSRVRARKVLQSPMGKLYILTDETNGQLIRIVNRH; this is encoded by the coding sequence ATGAAAAATAGACTTGTACTGTTGGCACTGAGCCTAACTTGCTACACCTCTTTTGCCCAAACCGACCGGCAGCAAATTGAAACCACCATTCAATTGTATTTCGACGGTTGGGCTACGGGCGATACCGCCAAGCTGAGCAAAGCCATGCACCACTCTTGCCAGTTGAAAAATTACAATTATCGAAGCGGGCAATTTATCCTCATGCCCAAGTTGGATTACGTCAGTCGTTTTAGGCCAAGGGAAAGGGATAAAAGCCTCAGCACCAATATCGTTTACGTGGACATTACGGACAACCTGATTGCCGGGGCAAAGGTAGAAATCCATACGGCTACGGATAAATTCACCGATTACTTCAATTTGATGAAGACCACCGAGGGCTGGTTGATCTTTGATAAAATTTCTACCCGCACGCCACACCGAATTAGAACCGCTGCGCCAGAAAAAGAAGTGGTGCTGAGTGGCTTGAACCGCCCCTGGAGCATGGCTTTTTTGTCGGAAGAGGAGGTCTTGATCTCGGAAAAAGAAGGCGACCTAGTGAAGGTTAACCTAAGAACAAAAGTAAAAACCCCGATTAAGGGTTATCCAAGCGATATCGTAACTACGCTTGGCGGTTTTGGCGATAATGCGGGCAAATTTGAGGTATTGCTAGACCCTCAGTTTGCCCAAAACAAATACCTCTACCTGTCCTATACTGCAGAGACCACAGCGGGTAAAACCACCAAAGTCGTCCGAGCAACTTTAGAAAATGACGTACTGACGAATCTCAAAACACTTCTGCTCGCGGCTCCATACACCAATGAATGTTGCCACTATGGCGGCGGGATGACCTTTGGACCAGATGGCAAATTGTACATCAGTATTGGGGAGCGTTTGTTTACGGAAAAAGACGAACCAGCCCTACCCATTGCTCAAAACGTACAGGACAAAAGGGGAAAAATATACCGCATCAATTCCGATGGAAGTATTCCGAACGACAACCCTGATTTTGGTGTTGGTGCCACACCTGGATTGTATGCCATAGGTATTCGGGCAACCCAGGGCCTGACTCACGACCCTATCTCCCACAAAATTTGGTTTAGCGAACATGGTACGCATCAAGGTGATGAAATCAATGTCTTAAAAGCAGGCGCAAACTATGGCTGGCCCATCAAAACCACCGGTAAATACCGTTTTGAAGGCTACACCCCTCCCAAATTAAAAGACAGCACCTATACCGCCCCACTTTGGTTCTGGCAACACACTGTTGCACCTACAGGCTTGACTTTTTATTCAGGCGATGAGTTTCCAACTTGGAAAGGCAATCTATTCGTCACGGGTCTTTCCAAAGGCAGTCTGTGGCGTTTTACGGTTGAAAATGAAACCGTTAAAAATGTAGAAGAACTATTTTTGGATAGCCGGGTTCGTGCCCGTAAAGTGCTACAAAGTCCAATGGGGAAATTGTACATTTTGACGGATGAAACGAATGGGCAGCTGATCAGGATTGTGAATAGGCATTAG
- a CDS encoding helix-turn-helix domain-containing protein, with amino-acid sequence MELSKSIFFFFSALGAFNGLLLSSYFFFFAKRRTVSHYFLGALLLALSLRVGKSVLFYFDHDLPKIYLQIGLSACFFIGPTLYFFLKSGLNSIKSLPCDWGIHLLVLFSLIALGGIILPYQQYPWVWNRVYVPIIYTEWAIYLVASGILMKDVLKKVFFQRAEAIPYDLWMASIYLINVLIFAAFLWAFWGGLPYISAAITFSFALYVSIFILLNRKKNDDLFPSTSRINSKKLSDEEAILWQNKLEQLMKEKQVFRNPNLKLQDLAQELRLSPHQLSQFLNESLGKNFTQFINEYRIVEACKLLKTDTLLSIEGIGDEVGFNSKSTFFSTFKKIKGLTPAKYRQHIVKI; translated from the coding sequence ATGGAGTTAAGCAAAAGTATATTCTTCTTTTTCAGTGCACTGGGCGCATTTAATGGATTGTTGTTGAGTAGCTATTTTTTCTTTTTTGCCAAAAGAAGAACGGTATCTCATTATTTTCTGGGAGCACTGCTTTTGGCCTTGAGTTTGAGGGTTGGCAAATCCGTTTTGTTCTATTTCGACCATGATTTGCCCAAAATCTATTTGCAAATTGGGCTATCCGCCTGTTTTTTCATTGGACCTACACTTTACTTTTTCTTAAAATCGGGGTTAAATTCAATTAAATCTTTGCCCTGTGATTGGGGTATCCATCTTCTGGTTCTTTTTTCGCTCATTGCCCTAGGAGGCATCATTTTGCCATATCAACAATACCCTTGGGTATGGAACCGGGTTTATGTGCCGATCATCTATACGGAGTGGGCAATTTATTTAGTTGCGTCTGGCATTTTAATGAAAGATGTGTTGAAGAAGGTGTTTTTCCAGCGAGCGGAAGCTATACCGTATGATCTTTGGATGGCTTCCATCTACCTCATCAATGTATTGATTTTTGCGGCGTTTCTTTGGGCCTTTTGGGGCGGACTGCCGTACATCAGTGCGGCCATTACATTTTCCTTTGCTTTGTATGTCAGCATTTTTATTCTTTTGAACCGAAAAAAGAATGACGATTTATTTCCAAGTACATCCCGTATCAACAGTAAAAAGCTAAGTGATGAAGAAGCTATACTTTGGCAGAACAAGCTGGAACAACTCATGAAAGAAAAACAGGTTTTTAGAAACCCCAATCTAAAACTGCAAGACCTTGCCCAGGAATTGCGCCTTTCGCCTCACCAATTGTCGCAGTTTTTAAATGAAAGTTTGGGCAAAAATTTTACCCAGTTTATCAATGAATACCGCATCGTTGAAGCTTGTAAATTATTGAAAACCGATACGCTACTCTCCATTGAAGGCATTGGCGATGAAGTGGGCTTTAATTCAAAATCTACTTTTTTCAGCACATTTAAAAAGATCAAAGGCTTGACACCGGCTAAATACAGACAGCACATTGTTAAAATATAG
- a CDS encoding type II toxin-antitoxin system RelE/ParE family toxin codes for MAGKKVEWTANALAMVSDIYDYLEDQAGDDVASDYIDTLLEYGNSLDEKSEHFSFCRHPKLQEKGYRCAQFRKTYVVIYKENALKVSILAVIHVKRSPEIFGDI; via the coding sequence ATGGCGGGAAAGAAAGTAGAGTGGACGGCCAATGCATTGGCAATGGTAAGCGATATTTACGATTATTTAGAAGATCAGGCTGGGGATGATGTTGCCTCCGATTACATCGATACTTTACTCGAATATGGCAATAGTTTGGATGAAAAATCTGAACATTTCTCGTTTTGTAGACATCCAAAACTTCAGGAGAAGGGTTATAGATGTGCTCAATTCCGCAAAACCTATGTTGTCATTTATAAAGAGAATGCACTGAAAGTAAGCATCTTGGCCGTTATTCATGTCAAACGTAGTCCAGAGATTTTTGGGGACATATGA
- a CDS encoding restriction endonuclease encodes MGDLTTKQKGDYFENLAYAIIKQKLENFELGIIPSQSTVFQQKGYFSRDRDDEIVFDISIEVKLPHSDKYFVLYLIECKNYAKNVPIDDLEEFHSKVSQVSGLNVKGMFITNKGFSSGAYKYARSKGISLVEVNSNLTFNIILHKSNSNRERQISGYKIDLDDPFGIIIITQGIQNQIEKIILFGFIEYLQNTKQISSLELPKLSGDEIDEITIEILEQIQPGFLTGVEPLDLDKIMHFISETLKYEIIFSSEARKDLEGRHIVASVDFGQKTLVMDGSLKGDSRFSFILGHEFGHICLHNKLAISQNSYETFEDHKFSFWLGKANFTNQRQWIEWQANRFASSLLMPSGIFELFCKSVFSHFGRRSYEPLYVDDNKYSQDDFHKIVNALALQFKTTKTSIIYRMYSLNLINNKSNAMHISKIIKENHFDLFE; translated from the coding sequence ATGGGTGACTTAACAACAAAACAAAAGGGGGATTATTTTGAAAATTTAGCTTATGCAATAATCAAGCAAAAACTAGAGAATTTCGAACTCGGAATTATTCCTTCCCAGTCCACTGTTTTCCAGCAAAAAGGTTATTTTTCTAGGGATCGAGATGATGAGATAGTGTTTGACATTTCTATTGAAGTAAAGCTACCCCATTCAGATAAGTACTTTGTGCTCTATCTAATTGAGTGTAAAAATTATGCCAAAAATGTTCCTATAGATGATTTAGAAGAATTTCATTCAAAAGTAAGTCAGGTTAGTGGCCTAAATGTTAAAGGTATGTTCATCACTAATAAAGGCTTTAGTAGTGGTGCCTATAAATATGCCCGATCGAAGGGAATTTCGTTAGTTGAAGTTAATTCTAATTTAACATTCAATATAATCCTACATAAATCAAACTCTAATCGTGAAAGACAAATTTCAGGTTATAAAATCGACCTTGATGACCCTTTTGGAATAATAATAATCACGCAAGGCATTCAAAACCAAATAGAAAAAATAATCTTATTTGGCTTTATTGAGTATTTACAAAATACGAAACAAATAAGCAGTTTGGAGCTACCGAAATTATCCGGTGATGAAATTGACGAAATCACAATTGAAATATTAGAACAAATCCAACCAGGGTTTCTTACAGGTGTTGAGCCATTAGATTTGGATAAAATTATGCACTTTATTAGCGAAACCCTTAAGTATGAGATAATATTCTCTAGTGAAGCCCGTAAAGATTTAGAAGGAAGACATATAGTGGCATCTGTCGATTTTGGACAAAAGACACTCGTTATGGATGGCAGCTTAAAAGGAGACAGTAGATTTAGTTTTATTTTAGGTCATGAATTTGGACACATTTGCCTTCATAATAAGTTGGCTATATCGCAAAACTCATATGAAACATTTGAAGACCATAAGTTTAGTTTTTGGCTTGGAAAAGCTAATTTTACCAATCAAAGACAATGGATAGAATGGCAGGCAAATCGATTTGCCTCATCATTATTGATGCCATCTGGAATATTTGAACTGTTTTGCAAAAGTGTATTCAGCCATTTCGGTAGGCGAAGCTATGAACCTCTTTATGTGGATGACAATAAGTACTCCCAAGACGATTTTCATAAAATCGTTAATGCGCTTGCCTTGCAATTTAAAACTACAAAGACAAGTATCATCTACCGAATGTATAGCTTGAATCTAATCAACAATAAAAGTAACGCAATGCATATCTCAAAAATCATTAAGGAAAATCACTTTGATTTGTTTGAATAG
- a CDS encoding GyrI-like domain-containing protein, with protein MEKLDLTKLHKKYYTAKTTPEIVDIETVRYISILGKGDPSSEAFSADIQLLYPVAYAIKFTCKEAGKDFTVSKLEGQWWYDEQKFGKPTMSEAPLKVPRSEWEYRLLIRLPDFVDEKMVNSAVASVTSKKNIPDAARVHFFEMTEGKCVQMLHIGAFAEEPASLQKMLDFMQAQGMSQNGLHHEIYLSDFRKTAAENLKTILREPFKTT; from the coding sequence ATGGAAAAACTCGATCTGACTAAACTCCACAAAAAATATTACACCGCCAAAACCACCCCGGAAATCGTGGACATCGAAACCGTGCGCTACATCTCTATTTTGGGCAAGGGCGACCCTTCCAGCGAGGCTTTTTCGGCTGATATTCAGTTGCTGTATCCAGTGGCTTATGCCATCAAGTTCACCTGCAAGGAGGCGGGCAAAGACTTCACCGTATCGAAATTGGAGGGGCAATGGTGGTACGACGAACAAAAATTTGGCAAGCCGACCATGTCCGAAGCCCCACTAAAAGTGCCCCGCAGCGAGTGGGAATACCGTCTGCTCATCCGGTTACCGGATTTTGTGGATGAAAAAATGGTCAATTCAGCGGTCGCTTCGGTCACTTCAAAAAAGAATATACCCGATGCGGCACGGGTGCATTTTTTTGAAATGACGGAGGGAAAATGTGTACAAATGTTGCACATAGGCGCCTTTGCCGAGGAACCTGCTTCACTGCAAAAAATGCTCGATTTCATGCAAGCGCAGGGCATGTCCCAAAATGGCCTGCACCACGAAATTTACCTTTCTGATTTTCGGAAAACTGCAGCGGAGAATTTGAAAACTATTTTGCGGGAGCCTTTCAAAACAACGTAA